A part of Lacinutrix sp. 5H-3-7-4 genomic DNA contains:
- the ffh gene encoding signal recognition particle protein: MFNNLSEKLDKALHVLKGHGSITEVNVAETLKEVRRALLDADVNFKIAKDFTNRVKEKALGANVLTTLQPGQLMVKIVKDELTELMGGDAEGINLSGTPTVILMSGLQGSGKTTFSGKLANFLKSKKTKKPLLVACDVYRPAAVDQLHVVGDQIKVDVYSDKGNNDPVAIAQAGIAHAKQNGHNVVIIDTAGRLAVDEAMMTEISNIHTAIKPQETLFVVDSMTGQDAVNTAKAFNDVLNFDGVILTKLDGDTRGGAAISIKSVVNKPIKFIGTGEKMEAIDIFYPSRMADRILGMGDVVSLVERAQEQFDEQEARKLQKKIAKNQFGFDDFLKQIQQIKKMGNMKDLVGMIPGAGKMMKDIDIDDDAFKHIEAIIHSMTVKERTNPAIINASRKKRIGKGSGTSVQQVNQLLKQFDQMSKMMKMMQGGKGKAMMNAMKNMR; the protein is encoded by the coding sequence ATGTTTAATAATTTAAGTGAAAAGTTAGATAAAGCGCTACACGTACTAAAAGGTCACGGAAGCATTACAGAAGTAAATGTTGCCGAAACTTTAAAAGAAGTTCGTCGTGCACTTTTAGATGCCGATGTTAACTTTAAAATAGCTAAAGATTTTACAAACCGTGTAAAGGAAAAAGCTTTAGGAGCTAACGTATTAACAACCTTACAACCAGGGCAATTAATGGTTAAAATCGTTAAAGACGAATTAACCGAGCTTATGGGTGGCGATGCAGAAGGTATTAACCTTTCTGGTACACCAACTGTAATACTTATGTCTGGATTACAAGGTTCTGGTAAAACTACATTTTCTGGTAAATTAGCGAACTTCTTAAAAAGTAAAAAAACTAAAAAACCTTTATTAGTTGCCTGTGATGTTTACAGACCAGCAGCCGTAGACCAATTACATGTAGTTGGAGACCAAATTAAGGTCGATGTTTATAGCGATAAAGGAAACAACGATCCTGTTGCAATTGCACAAGCAGGTATTGCACATGCAAAACAAAATGGTCACAATGTTGTAATAATTGATACCGCTGGTCGTCTTGCTGTAGATGAAGCCATGATGACCGAGATATCAAATATTCATACAGCAATAAAACCACAAGAAACACTATTTGTAGTCGATTCTATGACAGGTCAAGATGCTGTAAATACAGCAAAAGCATTTAACGATGTTTTAAATTTTGACGGTGTAATACTTACCAAATTAGATGGTGATACGCGTGGTGGAGCAGCAATTTCTATTAAATCTGTAGTAAATAAACCAATTAAGTTTATTGGTACAGGAGAAAAAATGGAAGCGATAGATATATTTTATCCTTCACGTATGGCAGACCGTATTCTTGGAATGGGAGATGTTGTATCTTTAGTAGAAAGAGCCCAAGAGCAATTTGACGAGCAAGAAGCAAGAAAACTACAAAAGAAAATTGCCAAAAACCAATTTGGGTTTGATGATTTCTTAAAGCAAATTCAGCAAATTAAGAAAATGGGTAACATGAAAGATCTTGTAGGCATGATTCCTGGAGCAGGAAAAATGATGAAAGATATAGACATAGACGATGATGCCTTTAAACACATAGAAGCAATAATACATTCTATGACTGTGAAAGAAAGAACAAATCCAGCAATTATAAACGCCAGTAGAAAAAAACGAATAGGAAAAGGTTCAGGAACATCTGTGCAACAAGTAAATCAATTACTTAAACAGTTTGACCAAATGAGCAAAATGATGAAAATGATGCAAGGCGGAAAAGGAAAAGCAATGATGAATGCAATGAAAAACATGAGGTAA
- a CDS encoding RNA polymerase sigma factor: MPKKLHDNICDEFRFNALFKKHSKDLHNFLYYKFGDHLNPKDKTQDAFIKLWENCKKVSPEKAKSYLFTIANNLMLNEAKHYKIVLKHQKLKPKHHTNESPEFVLEEKQYLEKLQIALSKLTDAQRTAFMMNRVEGKKHKEIADLLGISRKAVEKRIYGALKKLREDINEL; this comes from the coding sequence ATGCCAAAAAAACTACATGATAATATATGTGATGAATTTAGATTTAATGCTTTATTTAAAAAGCACTCTAAAGACTTACATAATTTCTTGTATTATAAGTTTGGAGACCATTTAAACCCAAAAGATAAAACACAAGATGCTTTTATTAAACTTTGGGAAAATTGTAAAAAAGTTAGTCCAGAAAAAGCAAAAAGTTACCTATTTACTATTGCTAATAATTTAATGTTAAATGAAGCAAAGCATTATAAAATAGTTTTAAAACATCAAAAATTAAAACCGAAACACCATACTAACGAGTCTCCAGAATTTGTATTAGAAGAAAAACAATACCTTGAAAAATTACAAATAGCACTAAGTAAATTAACCGATGCACAACGTACTGCTTTTATGATGAATCGTGTTGAAGGTAAAAAACATAAAGAAATTGCAGACTTATTAGGAATAAGTAGAAAAGCTGTAGAAAAACGCATTTATGGTGCGCTAAAAAAACTTAGAGAAGATATAAACGAATTATAA
- a CDS encoding FecR family protein — protein sequence MKREDLIKKWLDNNLNPEELEAFKKLEDYNELIKIDNALQYFKADGFDSNIELEKLNTTLKQKRKQKNTWLKPILRIAAIIAICVGFYFYNYNLDTNINTQIAQKENLNLPDNSQVKLNAVSTIAYNKSDWKTERQLALNGEAYFKVSKGEKFTVNTTSGSVTVLGTEFNIKNRDNIFEVTCYEGSVKVISDKHSQILKPGDRFLILNGNYIENTTVSEKSPYWINNESAFKSMPYSQVIAEFERQYNVSINVTNVNTNELFTGSFGHDNIDIALKAIALPLNLTYTKNSNKISLKRE from the coding sequence ATGAAACGAGAAGATTTAATAAAAAAATGGTTAGATAACAACCTTAATCCAGAAGAACTTGAAGCTTTTAAAAAGCTTGAAGATTATAATGAGTTGATTAAGATTGATAATGCGTTGCAATATTTCAAGGCAGATGGTTTTGATTCTAATATTGAATTAGAAAAACTAAACACTACCTTAAAACAAAAACGTAAGCAAAAAAATACGTGGCTAAAACCTATATTACGAATAGCTGCTATTATTGCTATTTGTGTTGGTTTTTATTTTTATAATTATAATTTAGATACTAACATTAACACTCAAATTGCCCAAAAAGAAAATTTAAATTTACCAGATAACTCTCAAGTAAAACTTAATGCGGTTTCTACAATAGCTTATAATAAAAGTGATTGGAAAACAGAAAGACAATTAGCGTTAAATGGTGAAGCATATTTTAAAGTGTCTAAAGGAGAGAAATTTACTGTAAATACAACATCTGGTTCCGTTACAGTATTAGGTACAGAATTTAATATAAAAAATAGAGATAATATTTTTGAAGTTACTTGCTATGAAGGTAGTGTAAAAGTAATAAGCGATAAACATTCGCAAATTTTAAAACCAGGCGATCGTTTTTTAATTTTAAACGGAAATTATATTGAAAACACTACTGTTTCTGAAAAATCTCCTTACTGGATTAATAACGAAAGTGCTTTTAAAAGCATGCCATATAGTCAAGTAATAGCAGAGTTTGAAAGGCAATATAACGTTAGTATAAACGTTACTAATGTTAATACTAACGAGCTATTTACAGGAAGTTTTGGGCATGATAATATAGATATTGCACTAAAAGCAATTGCTTTGCCTCTAAACTTAACTTACACTAAAAATAGTAACAAGATATCGCTAAAGCGTGAGTAA
- a CDS encoding TonB-dependent siderophore receptor, with the protein MSNNFKTTLLIFLFYFSINSSFSQTINTEKQPLAIILKTIETRFGIRFTYIDKAIQDLYIEAPLNTLSYNDTLTYLEVKSGLDFKIINSRFVAINKPKTSSKKIEQLEEVYLNNYLTSGIEQNKTGEIIVKPNEFGILPGLIEPDILQTIQALPGVLSIDESVSNLNVRGGTHDQNLILWDDIKMYQSGHFFGLISAFNPYLINEVVISKNGTSAIHGDGVSSTIDMQLDNEINANSSFGAGVDLIQADAFAKLKLKDNLELQIAGRRSITDVAETPTYKQYFDRIFQDVEVNNTMQNQEQSLTSNETFYFYDAAAKLLYDISKKDKLRLSFITIFNALDYLENPLENTSIQAKQSQIKQRNIATGLTYNRKWSSTLSSDLKIHYSNYKLDAKNADIINDQILLQKNEVTDNGIAFKTTIDFSENFNWIIGYQYNEIGVSNLEDINNPQFNSNIKKVVETHATFSEFNYTSQNRNTNVKAGARSNYYKPFNLLFIEPRVSVNQKILNYFKVEFLAEFKSQAVTQVIDRQNDFLGIEKRRWVLANNTTNPIVRSTQTSIGLHYNQNKLLVSTSFFTKKVEGITSRSQGFQNQFQNVNAVGQYNINGIDFLINKQFTNVSTWLSYSFSNNKYNFPTLNNGQDFFNNTNISHAITFAGTYSIKNLKLALGVNWRSGKPTTFPNNENPVFDNTIHYNTPNNSNLSSYFRTDFSSTYGFKFSNKIRAKVGLSIWNVFNRKNILNTYYILNQDDSLTTVENKSLGLTPNLNFRVSF; encoded by the coding sequence GTGAGTAATAACTTTAAGACTACTCTCTTAATATTTCTCTTTTATTTTAGTATAAACAGTAGTTTTTCTCAAACTATAAATACTGAAAAACAACCGCTTGCAATAATTTTAAAAACTATAGAAACAAGGTTTGGCATACGCTTTACTTACATAGATAAAGCTATACAAGACCTATATATTGAAGCGCCCTTAAACACACTTTCTTATAACGATACACTAACCTATTTAGAAGTTAAATCTGGATTAGATTTTAAAATTATTAATAGCCGCTTTGTTGCAATTAACAAACCCAAAACCAGCAGCAAAAAAATAGAACAGTTAGAAGAAGTTTACTTAAACAACTATTTAACCAGTGGTATAGAGCAAAACAAAACAGGAGAAATTATAGTAAAACCAAACGAGTTTGGTATTTTACCAGGACTTATAGAACCTGATATTTTACAAACTATACAAGCGCTTCCTGGTGTTTTAAGTATAGACGAAAGTGTCTCTAACCTAAACGTTAGAGGTGGCACACACGATCAAAACTTAATACTTTGGGACGATATAAAAATGTATCAATCTGGTCACTTTTTTGGTTTAATATCTGCTTTTAATCCTTATCTAATTAACGAAGTTGTTATATCAAAAAACGGAACAAGTGCTATCCATGGCGATGGTGTATCTAGTACTATAGATATGCAACTAGATAACGAAATTAACGCCAATAGTAGCTTTGGTGCTGGAGTTGATTTAATTCAAGCTGATGCTTTTGCGAAACTAAAACTTAAGGATAATTTAGAACTACAAATTGCAGGAAGACGCTCTATTACAGATGTGGCTGAAACACCAACATATAAACAATATTTTGATCGTATATTCCAAGATGTTGAAGTGAATAACACAATGCAAAATCAAGAGCAAAGCCTAACCTCAAATGAAACATTTTACTTCTATGATGCCGCAGCAAAATTGCTATACGATATCTCTAAAAAAGACAAATTAAGATTAAGTTTTATAACCATTTTTAATGCATTAGATTATTTAGAAAACCCATTAGAAAATACTTCTATCCAAGCTAAACAAAGCCAAATTAAACAGCGAAATATAGCTACAGGACTTACTTATAATAGAAAATGGTCTAGCACATTAAGTAGTGATTTAAAAATACATTATTCTAATTATAAATTAGATGCTAAAAATGCAGATATTATTAACGATCAAATATTACTTCAAAAAAATGAAGTAACAGATAATGGTATTGCTTTTAAAACAACCATTGACTTTAGTGAAAATTTTAATTGGATTATTGGGTATCAATACAATGAGATTGGTGTAAGTAATTTAGAAGACATTAATAATCCTCAATTTAATAGTAACATTAAAAAAGTAGTAGAAACTCATGCTACATTTAGTGAGTTTAATTACACTTCACAAAACCGAAATACAAATGTAAAAGCTGGTGCGAGAAGTAATTATTACAAGCCTTTTAACTTACTATTTATTGAACCCAGAGTTAGCGTTAATCAGAAAATTTTAAATTATTTTAAAGTAGAATTTCTAGCCGAATTTAAAAGTCAAGCTGTAACACAAGTTATAGATAGACAAAACGATTTTTTAGGCATAGAAAAACGCCGTTGGGTATTGGCAAATAATACCACAAATCCAATAGTTAGAAGTACACAAACATCTATAGGCTTACATTATAACCAAAATAAATTATTGGTAAGCACTTCGTTTTTTACAAAAAAAGTAGAAGGTATAACTTCTAGAAGTCAAGGTTTTCAAAATCAATTTCAAAATGTAAATGCTGTAGGACAATACAATATTAATGGTATAGATTTTTTAATTAACAAGCAGTTTACTAATGTAAGTACCTGGTTAAGTTACTCTTTTAGTAATAACAAATATAATTTTCCAACATTAAATAACGGTCAAGATTTTTTTAACAATACAAATATATCTCACGCTATTACTTTTGCAGGCACATACTCGATTAAAAATTTAAAACTAGCACTTGGAGTTAATTGGCGCTCGGGAAAACCCACAACTTTCCCTAATAACGAGAATCCTGTTTTTGATAATACTATACATTACAACACGCCAAACAACTCTAATTTGAGTAGTTATTTTAGAACCGACTTCTCTAGTACATATGGTTTTAAGTTTTCAAATAAAATAAGAGCAAAAGTTGGTCTTTCCATCTGGAATGTATTTAACAGAAAAAATATATTAAATACATATTATATTCTTAATCAAGACGACTCTCTAACAACTGTAGAAAATAAATCGCTAGGTTTAACACCTAATCTTAATTTTAGAGTTTCGTTTTAG
- a CDS encoding MFS transporter encodes MFEKLYNLLNNENGTRVCKDITDDACKHVPKNYFLIIFSNTFTSLGDTLSNPKTVLTWLMSYVSAPVYLISLIVPIRESGSMVPQVAIAKYINKKPIRKWLWVIGSLIQFLAIASIGLIALNFKGSTAGWLIILAIVIFSLARSVCSLSSKDVTGKTIPKTRRGRLKGYTVSISGILVLIAGLYILYTSNNGEATVSFYSNLIFFASITWLVSALIYSRIKEFPGETNTKDSKNKTTFISKLKLLKTDDHFRNFVITRSLLLCSALTAPYYVILAQKHVGKESYLLGLFIISKGIASIISSPFWGKLADKSSKNVMALAVLIASVLGIFTFIIISYSETLRSINWIYPVAFFILGVAHGGVRLGRKTYIVDMATGNQRTDYVSVSNTVIGLILLVTGGLSAIVSLISIEGVVLILSLFGLLGAYKSYKLPNVE; translated from the coding sequence ATGTTTGAAAAACTATACAATTTATTAAATAATGAAAATGGAACGCGTGTTTGTAAAGATATTACAGATGATGCTTGTAAACATGTACCAAAAAACTATTTTTTAATAATTTTTAGTAATACGTTTACATCACTTGGAGACACTTTAAGCAACCCTAAAACAGTATTAACATGGTTAATGAGTTATGTTAGTGCTCCTGTTTATTTAATTAGTTTAATAGTTCCTATTAGAGAATCTGGATCAATGGTGCCACAGGTAGCTATTGCAAAATATATTAATAAAAAACCTATTAGAAAATGGCTTTGGGTTATTGGTTCTTTAATTCAGTTTTTGGCTATTGCTTCTATTGGTTTAATTGCTTTAAATTTTAAAGGCTCTACTGCCGGATGGTTAATTATTTTAGCTATAGTAATTTTTAGTTTAGCTAGAAGTGTTTGTTCTTTATCTTCTAAAGATGTTACAGGTAAAACGATTCCTAAAACAAGACGCGGTAGATTAAAAGGCTATACTGTTTCTATTTCTGGAATACTAGTATTAATAGCTGGATTATACATTTTATATACATCTAATAATGGTGAGGCTACAGTTTCGTTTTATAGTAATCTTATATTTTTTGCTTCAATAACCTGGCTTGTATCTGCATTAATATATTCTAGAATAAAAGAATTTCCTGGAGAAACAAACACTAAGGATTCTAAAAACAAAACGACCTTTATATCTAAACTTAAATTATTAAAAACCGATGATCATTTTAGAAATTTTGTTATTACAAGATCATTGTTATTATGTTCTGCTTTAACTGCTCCTTATTATGTTATTTTAGCACAAAAGCATGTAGGTAAAGAAAGTTATTTATTAGGATTATTTATTATTTCCAAAGGTATCGCATCTATAATTAGTTCTCCTTTTTGGGGAAAACTAGCAGATAAATCTAGCAAAAATGTTATGGCACTAGCTGTTTTAATAGCTTCGGTTTTAGGTATTTTTACTTTTATAATTATTTCCTATTCTGAAACTTTAAGATCTATAAACTGGATTTATCCAGTTGCTTTTTTTATTCTAGGTGTAGCGCATGGTGGTGTTAGGTTAGGACGTAAAACTTATATTGTTGATATGGCTACAGGAAATCAAAGAACAGATTATGTATCTGTAAGTAATACTGTAATTGGTTTAATTTTATTAGTTACCGGAGGTTTAAGCGCCATAGTTTCTTTAATTTCTATAGAAGGTGTTGTTCTAATCTTATCCTTATTTGGTTTATTAGGTGCTTACAAAAGCTACAAGCTTCCTAATGTAGAATAA